The following nucleotide sequence is from Streptomyces sp. WMMB303.
CGACGGCCGCGTCCTCCTCATCGAGCGGGACTGGCCCCCCTACGAGGGCGCGTGGGCGCTGCCCGGCGGGCACGTCGACCCGGGCGAGACCAGCCGTGAGGCCGCCGCCCGGGAACTCGCCGAGGAGACCGGCGTGCACGCGGCGCCGGACGAACTGGAGCAGATCGGCCCGTTCGACGCTCCGGGCCGTGACCCGCGCGGGCGGTACGTCACCGTCGCCTACCACCTCACCGTCGTCTCCGGCACGCCCGCCCAGGCAGGCGACGACGCCCGCGACACCCGCTGGTGGCCGCTGAACGACCTGCCGCCGCTGGCCTTCGACCACGCCGACATCCTCGCCAAGGCCACCGCCAGCCGCTGACCGTCCGGCCCACCGCATAGGGGCGCCCGCAGCCATTCGAGCTGGCTGCGGGCGCTTTTGCCGACTCTAGCCCGGCCGCTCACCTCGAAGAAGGAGAGCCCGGAGCCAAAGCAGCTGGCTCCGGGGCTCACGCGCTCGGTAACGGCAACCACGACGGCACACCGCACCACCGTCGCCGTTCGACAGCCCGTCACGGGGTCGGAGTGGCCTTCAGGCGGGCTACGAGGGAGGGGTGGGGGGCGCGTCGTCCGTGATGGAGCTGGCACACCGCCGCGGGACCGGGCCGCCGTACT
It contains:
- a CDS encoding NUDIX hydrolase; protein product: MTELAETIRYTADVVVTTTDGRVLLIERDWPPYEGAWALPGGHVDPGETSREAAARELAEETGVHAAPDELEQIGPFDAPGRDPRGRYVTVAYHLTVVSGTPAQAGDDARDTRWWPLNDLPPLAFDHADILAKATASR